In a genomic window of Streptomyces katrae:
- a CDS encoding glutamine synthetase family protein: MDKQQEFVLRTLEERDIRFVRLWFTDVLGFLKSVAVAPAELEQAFDEGIGFDGSAIEGFARVYESDMIAKPDPGTFQILPWRAEAPGTARMFCDILMPDGSPSFADPRYVLKRILAKTSDLGFTFYTHPEIEFFLLKDKPLDGTRPVPADNSGYFDHTPQNVGMDFRRQAITMLESMGISVEFSHHEGAPGQQEIDLRYADALSTADNIMTFRLVMKQVALEQGVQATFMPKPFSEYPGSGMHTHLSLFEGDRNAFYESGAEYQLSKVGRSFIAGLLRHAAETAAVTNQWVNSYKRIWGGSSRTAGSGGEAPSYICWGHNNRSALIRVPMYKPGKTGSSRVEVRSIDSGANPYLTYAVLLAAGLKGIEEGYELPAGADDDVWALSDAERRAMGIEPLPQNLGEAISLMERSELVAETLGEHVFDFFLRNKKQEWEEYRSEVTAFELRKNLPVL, encoded by the coding sequence ATGGACAAGCAGCAGGAATTCGTCCTCCGGACGCTCGAGGAGCGCGACATCCGCTTCGTGCGCCTGTGGTTCACCGACGTGCTGGGCTTCCTGAAGTCCGTCGCGGTCGCCCCCGCCGAGCTGGAGCAGGCCTTCGACGAGGGCATCGGCTTCGACGGCTCCGCGATCGAGGGCTTCGCCCGCGTCTACGAGTCCGACATGATCGCCAAGCCGGACCCGGGCACGTTCCAGATACTGCCGTGGCGCGCCGAGGCCCCCGGGACCGCCCGGATGTTCTGCGACATCCTGATGCCGGACGGTTCCCCGTCCTTCGCGGACCCGCGCTACGTCCTCAAGCGCATCCTCGCCAAGACCTCCGACCTGGGCTTCACCTTCTACACCCACCCGGAGATCGAGTTCTTCCTGCTGAAGGACAAGCCGCTGGACGGCACCCGCCCGGTCCCGGCGGACAATTCCGGCTATTTCGACCATACCCCGCAGAACGTCGGCATGGACTTCCGCCGCCAGGCGATCACCATGCTCGAATCGATGGGCATCTCGGTCGAGTTCAGCCACCACGAGGGCGCCCCGGGCCAGCAGGAGATCGACCTCCGCTACGCCGACGCCCTCTCCACGGCCGACAACATCATGACGTTCCGCCTGGTCATGAAGCAGGTCGCCCTCGAACAGGGCGTCCAGGCGACGTTCATGCCGAAGCCCTTCTCGGAGTACCCCGGCTCCGGCATGCACACCCACCTCTCCCTCTTCGAGGGCGACCGCAACGCCTTCTACGAGTCGGGCGCCGAGTACCAGCTCTCGAAGGTCGGCCGCTCCTTCATCGCGGGCCTCCTGCGCCACGCCGCGGAGACGGCGGCGGTCACCAACCAGTGGGTCAACTCCTACAAGCGCATCTGGGGCGGCTCCTCCCGCACCGCCGGCTCGGGCGGCGAGGCCCCCTCGTACATCTGCTGGGGCCACAACAACCGCTCGGCCCTGATCCGCGTCCCGATGTACAAGCCGGGCAAGACCGGTTCCTCCCGGGTCGAGGTCCGCTCGATCGACTCGGGCGCCAACCCCTACCTCACGTACGCCGTCCTCCTGGCGGCGGGCCTCAAGGGCATCGAGGAGGGCTACGAACTCCCGGCGGGCGCCGACGACGACGTCTGGGCCCTCTCCGACGCGGAACGCCGCGCGATGGGCATCGAACCCCTCCCGCAGAACCTCGGCGAGGCCATCTCCCTGATGGAACGCAGCGAACTGGTCGCCGAAACCCTCGGCGAACACGTCTTCGACTTCTTCCTCCGCAACAAGAAGCAGGAGTGGGAGGAGTACCGCTCGGAGGTCACGGCCTTCGAACTCCGCAAGAACCTCCCAGTGCTGTAA
- a CDS encoding DUF3105 domain-containing protein, translating to MASRTSDNNSRQNRIAEMRRAEKARDRRNKIIAISISTAVVAGLIGFGSWVIIEQKQKDKDAVAARKAPVDGEKTWDAKKLGRNHVETPVKYEMNPPVGGDHNPRWMNCDGDVYKNPIPEVNAVHSLEHGAVWVTYNEKAAKADVDALAGKVGKTPYTLMSPDKEQAGTIMLSAWGKQLTVDKADDPRVAQFFTKYVQGPQTPEPGAACTNGLGEK from the coding sequence ATGGCCAGCAGGACGTCCGACAATAACTCCCGCCAGAACCGCATAGCCGAGATGCGCCGCGCCGAGAAGGCGCGCGACCGGCGCAACAAGATCATCGCGATCAGCATCTCCACGGCGGTCGTCGCCGGCCTCATCGGCTTCGGCTCGTGGGTGATCATCGAGCAGAAGCAGAAGGACAAGGACGCGGTCGCGGCCCGCAAGGCGCCGGTCGACGGCGAGAAGACCTGGGACGCGAAGAAGCTCGGCCGCAACCACGTCGAGACCCCGGTCAAGTACGAGATGAACCCGCCGGTCGGCGGCGACCACAACCCCCGCTGGATGAACTGCGACGGCGACGTCTACAAGAACCCGATCCCCGAGGTGAACGCCGTGCACTCGCTGGAGCACGGCGCGGTCTGGGTCACGTACAACGAGAAGGCCGCCAAGGCGGACGTCGACGCGCTGGCCGGGAAGGTCGGCAAGACCCCCTACACCCTGATGAGCCCCGACAAGGAGCAGGCGGGCACGATCATGCTCAGCGCCTGGGGCAAGCAGCTGACCGTGGACAAGGCGGACGACCCCCGGGTGGCGCAGTTCTTCACCAAGTACGTGCAGGGCCCGCAGACCCCCGAGCCGGGCGCGGCCTGCACCAACGGGCTGGGCGAGAAGTGA
- a CDS encoding DUF305 domain-containing protein — translation MTRSRTNRTYWAAGAAVVLAALFAAGATFATADGSGSGDAGGSAAPGTPALYSPDAGFARDMAVHHQQAVEMSFIVRDRTQDEPVRGLAYDIANTQANQRGMLLGWLDLWGLPKVVADEPPMSWMEMGSMGSMDHSAGHGGQATKPGALMPGMATKEELDRLRGSSGRDAEVLYLQLMTEHHKGGVAMAQGCAKQCRTPAERALAQGMVEAQQSEMKLMADMLKERGAAPRS, via the coding sequence GTGACCCGCAGCCGTACGAACCGTACGTACTGGGCGGCGGGCGCGGCGGTGGTGCTGGCCGCGCTGTTCGCGGCGGGGGCCACCTTCGCCACGGCGGACGGCTCGGGCTCCGGGGACGCGGGCGGCTCCGCCGCCCCGGGCACGCCGGCCCTGTACTCCCCCGACGCGGGGTTCGCGCGGGACATGGCGGTGCACCACCAGCAGGCGGTGGAGATGTCCTTCATCGTGCGCGACCGTACCCAGGACGAGCCGGTCCGCGGGCTGGCGTACGACATCGCCAACACGCAGGCCAACCAGCGGGGCATGCTGCTCGGCTGGCTGGACCTGTGGGGGCTGCCGAAGGTGGTGGCCGACGAGCCGCCGATGTCGTGGATGGAGATGGGGTCCATGGGGTCCATGGACCACTCGGCGGGGCACGGGGGGCAGGCCACGAAGCCGGGCGCGCTCATGCCCGGGATGGCCACCAAGGAGGAGCTCGACCGGCTGCGCGGCAGCAGCGGCCGGGACGCCGAGGTGCTCTACCTCCAGCTGATGACCGAGCACCACAAGGGCGGCGTCGCCATGGCCCAGGGCTGCGCCAAGCAGTGCCGGACCCCGGCGGAACGGGCGCTGGCCCAGGGGATGGTCGAAGCGCAGCAGTCGGAGATGAAGCTGATGGCGGACATGCTCAAGGAGCGGGGGGCCGCGCCGCGGTCGTGA
- a CDS encoding alpha/beta fold hydrolase translates to MTPPHVPGRFVRVDGTALHTLVEGEGREGPPVVLSAGLAMAWFDWDEAAALLVAAGRTVIRFDRPGHGLSAPATAPPTAAGEARRIAGLLDALGVTEPVTVVGHSLAGFHAEAFARLHPERTAALVLVDSSVEEAPRTLLPTALRTGAARALGRALTAAGLPAALGPAARRAAVRASRAGSRAADPAARDLVRRCYRTGRVWQGILLENSRYPDTAAELLALRARHPLPAPATVLVAHGGGHGRADRRWLARQAALADRLGARFEVAEPAGHLVMLDRPHQLARAVRHATAPLPPGRPLTTAARPPAP, encoded by the coding sequence ATGACCCCGCCGCACGTTCCGGGCCGCTTCGTCCGGGTGGACGGAACCGCCCTGCACACCCTCGTCGAGGGCGAGGGCCGTGAGGGCCCGCCCGTCGTGCTCAGCGCCGGGCTCGCCATGGCCTGGTTCGACTGGGACGAGGCCGCCGCGCTGCTCGTGGCCGCCGGACGGACCGTCATCCGCTTCGACCGCCCCGGCCACGGCCTCAGCGCCCCGGCCACCGCCCCGCCGACCGCCGCCGGCGAGGCCCGCCGCATCGCCGGCCTGCTGGACGCGCTCGGCGTCACCGAGCCCGTCACCGTCGTCGGACACTCCCTCGCCGGGTTCCACGCCGAAGCCTTCGCCCGCCTCCACCCCGAGCGCACCGCCGCCCTGGTCCTGGTCGACTCCAGCGTCGAGGAGGCCCCCCGTACGCTCCTGCCGACCGCGCTGCGCACCGGCGCCGCCCGCGCCCTGGGCCGTGCCCTCACCGCCGCCGGGCTCCCCGCGGCACTGGGACCGGCCGCCCGGCGGGCCGCCGTACGGGCCTCCCGTGCGGGGAGCCGGGCCGCCGACCCGGCCGCGCGGGACCTCGTACGCCGCTGCTACCGCACCGGCCGGGTCTGGCAGGGCATCCTCCTGGAGAACTCCCGCTACCCGGACACCGCCGCCGAACTCCTCGCCCTGCGGGCCCGCCACCCCCTGCCGGCCCCCGCCACCGTCCTTGTCGCGCACGGCGGCGGCCACGGCCGGGCCGACCGGCGCTGGCTCGCCCGGCAGGCGGCCCTCGCGGACCGGCTCGGCGCCCGCTTCGAGGTGGCCGAGCCGGCCGGCCACCTGGTCATGCTGGACCGCCCGCACCAGCTGGCACGGGCGGTCCGCCACGCGACGGCCCCGCTCCCGCCGGGCCGCCCCCTCACGACCGCGGCGCGGCCCCCCGCTCCTTGA
- a CDS encoding DUF998 domain-containing protein, translated as MGTPAAPAPDTDVHRGSAPGTGSVVGLIGLGAAAYTAWVLEVVLSTGLNPIETYVSELAAQDQPLGGLFRATDFTAGLLVLLGGLLALVRLLRPAQDPAARRPWTVAGWAGVTLFGAATAADAWLPLSCRPTADPECAARETAGLVPATHQAHAISSSLAMTGALVGTVALTVAARRYGRLAPLARYGPALVVLELLATAWTLTAISLFTAGHGTWALGAGQRLQVLLVALWLGLLAYSVHQERRT; from the coding sequence ATGGGTACACCAGCCGCCCCCGCCCCCGACACCGACGTCCACCGCGGCAGCGCCCCCGGTACCGGGTCCGTCGTCGGCCTCATCGGCCTCGGCGCGGCCGCCTACACCGCCTGGGTGCTCGAAGTCGTCCTCTCCACCGGCCTCAACCCCATCGAGACGTACGTCAGCGAGCTCGCCGCCCAGGACCAGCCCCTCGGCGGCCTCTTCCGGGCCACCGACTTCACCGCGGGCCTGCTCGTCCTCCTCGGCGGGCTCCTCGCCCTCGTCCGACTCCTCCGCCCCGCCCAGGACCCCGCGGCCCGCCGCCCCTGGACGGTCGCCGGCTGGGCCGGAGTCACCCTCTTCGGCGCGGCCACCGCCGCCGACGCCTGGCTGCCGCTCAGCTGCCGGCCCACCGCCGACCCCGAGTGCGCCGCCCGCGAGACCGCCGGCCTGGTCCCGGCCACCCACCAGGCCCACGCCATCAGCAGCAGCCTCGCCATGACCGGCGCCCTCGTCGGGACCGTGGCCCTCACCGTCGCCGCCCGCCGCTACGGCCGGCTCGCCCCCCTCGCCCGCTACGGCCCCGCCCTCGTCGTCCTGGAACTGCTCGCCACCGCCTGGACCCTGACCGCCATCTCCCTGTTCACCGCCGGGCACGGCACCTGGGCCCTGGGCGCCGGGCAGCGGCTCCAGGTCCTGCTCGTCGCGCTCTGGCTCGGCCTCCTGGCGTACTCCGTCCACCAGGAGCGCCGCACATGA
- a CDS encoding DUF4352 domain-containing protein has product MSTPPTPPHSPSGPPTEPEGTPIPEGAAPSGATPPTPAHPAQPVAADPAAEAPTAPGSTTDSAAAGEPAPQAPSAPAADAAETARLPLDKPAAAPAESQPTPPEDLAETARLSLDKPTTPAEAQTALPEDLAETARLSLDKPATPTETQPAPPEDLAETARLSLDKPATPTETQPAPPEDLAETAPLSLDKPATPTEAQASPVDVGETARLPEGAGIPPTPPAQQHAPVPPAAPQQPAPGVAAPAGQDPWATPAPGAFAAPGAAPGPFAAPAAPPAGPAYGAPGAPGGSWGPPPQGGYPGYPGNPGYPGYPGQPGAAGYYPAPQPQTNGLAVAGLVLGLLAVLLGIIPFLFWLGALLALIGIGLSGGGVARARRGAGRRTMSVVGAVLGVVGLGASVGGWFLTTLILDKAHDRISHQRLHDPEWGEDPEDWEDEPFPTPSVPRFSAPPKTPSGPGFTTPVPFGRTVAYPNGLKVTLAPPRRYDSKATWMEVGNAVEVSFTITNNTDKPHNVIYAMPAVKDDKGGSAKLVFDGDTPKRIEGVIQPGQSATGVAAFEVPEGTKSISAEFSPGILMAPAKFSGPVG; this is encoded by the coding sequence ATGAGCACGCCGCCGACCCCGCCCCACAGCCCGTCCGGCCCGCCGACCGAACCTGAGGGAACGCCGATACCCGAGGGGGCCGCCCCCTCGGGTGCGACGCCCCCGACGCCGGCGCACCCCGCGCAGCCCGTTGCGGCGGACCCGGCCGCGGAGGCCCCGACGGCCCCCGGGAGCACCACCGACAGCGCCGCGGCAGGGGAGCCCGCGCCGCAGGCCCCGTCGGCTCCGGCCGCGGATGCCGCGGAGACCGCCCGCCTGCCGCTGGACAAGCCCGCAGCCGCCCCGGCGGAAAGCCAGCCCACCCCGCCGGAAGACCTCGCCGAAACCGCCCGGCTCTCGCTCGACAAGCCCACCACCCCGGCGGAGGCGCAGACCGCCCTGCCCGAGGACCTCGCCGAAACCGCCCGCCTGTCGCTCGACAAGCCCGCCACCCCGACCGAGACCCAGCCCGCCCCGCCCGAAGACCTCGCCGAAACCGCCCGCCTGTCGCTCGACAAGCCCGCCACCCCGACCGAGACCCAGCCCGCCCCGCCCGAAGACCTCGCCGAAACCGCCCCCCTGTCGCTCGACAAGCCCGCCACCCCGACCGAGGCGCAGGCTTCGCCGGTCGATGTCGGCGAGACCGCCCGGCTGCCCGAGGGCGCCGGGATCCCGCCCACCCCGCCCGCGCAGCAGCACGCCCCGGTGCCCCCCGCCGCCCCGCAGCAGCCGGCCCCCGGCGTCGCGGCGCCGGCGGGGCAGGACCCGTGGGCGACGCCCGCCCCGGGGGCCTTCGCCGCGCCTGGTGCCGCCCCGGGGCCCTTCGCCGCGCCCGCCGCCCCGCCGGCCGGCCCCGCGTACGGCGCACCCGGGGCGCCCGGCGGGTCCTGGGGGCCGCCCCCGCAGGGCGGGTACCCGGGATACCCGGGGAATCCCGGCTACCCCGGCTACCCCGGGCAGCCGGGGGCGGCCGGGTACTACCCGGCCCCGCAGCCGCAGACCAACGGGCTGGCCGTCGCCGGGCTCGTGCTCGGGCTGCTCGCCGTCCTCCTCGGGATCATCCCGTTCCTCTTCTGGCTCGGCGCCCTGCTCGCCCTCATCGGGATCGGGCTCTCCGGCGGCGGCGTGGCCCGCGCCCGCAGGGGTGCCGGGCGCAGGACGATGTCCGTGGTCGGCGCCGTCCTCGGCGTCGTCGGCCTCGGCGCCTCCGTCGGCGGCTGGTTCCTGACCACCCTGATCCTCGACAAGGCCCACGACCGCATCTCCCACCAACGGCTGCACGACCCCGAATGGGGCGAGGACCCGGAGGACTGGGAGGACGAGCCCTTCCCCACCCCCTCCGTCCCGCGCTTCTCGGCGCCCCCCAAGACCCCCTCGGGCCCCGGCTTCACCACTCCGGTCCCCTTCGGCCGGACCGTGGCGTACCCCAACGGCCTCAAGGTGACCCTGGCGCCCCCGCGCAGGTACGACAGCAAGGCCACGTGGATGGAGGTGGGCAACGCGGTGGAGGTGTCCTTCACCATCACCAACAACACCGACAAGCCCCACAACGTCATCTACGCCATGCCCGCCGTGAAGGACGACAAGGGCGGCTCCGCCAAGCTCGTCTTCGACGGCGACACCCCGAAGCGGATCGAGGGCGTGATCCAGCCCGGCCAGTCCGCGACCGGCGTCGCCGCCTTCGAGGTCCCCGAGGGGACGAAGAGCATCAGCGCGGAGTTCTCCCCCGGCATCCTGATGGCCCCGGCGAAGTTCAGCGGCCCCGTCGGATAG
- a CDS encoding NAD+ synthase, whose product MPQLRLALNQIDSHVGDIAANADSVVHWTRHSAEQGAHLVAFPEMTLTGYPVEDLALRGSFVDASRTALAGLARRLADEGFGELPVIVGYLDRSERATDRLGRPAGSPENAAAVLHRGEVVLRFAKHHLPNYGVFDEFRYFVPGDTQPVIRVRGVDVALAICEDLWQEGGRVPATRSAGAGLLISVNASPYERNKDDVRLELVRKRAQEAGCTLAYLAMIGGQDELVFDGDSIVVDASGEVVVRAPQFSEGCVLVDLDLPAARPDAPEGVVDDGLRIDRVVLSEEPVEPYEPVVTGGYAERLDDDEEVYDALVVGLRAYVKKNGFRSVLIGLSGGIDSALVAALACDAIGAQNVYGVSMPSKYSSEHSRGDAAALAERTGLNFRTVSIEPMFDAYMGALGLTGLAEENLQSRLRGTLLMALSNQEGHIVLAPGNKSELAVGYSTLYGDSVGAYGPIKDLYKTDVFRLARYRNRAAAERGETPPIPENSIVKPPSAELRPGQVDTDSLPDYPVLDAILELYVDRDQGLEAIVAAGFDRELVAKTIRMVDAAEYKRRQYPPGTKISAKGFGKDRRLPITNGWREHP is encoded by the coding sequence GTGCCTCAACTTCGCCTCGCGCTGAACCAGATCGACTCGCACGTCGGCGACATCGCCGCCAACGCCGACTCGGTCGTGCACTGGACCCGGCACTCCGCCGAGCAGGGCGCCCACCTCGTGGCGTTCCCCGAAATGACGCTGACCGGGTACCCCGTCGAGGACCTCGCCCTGCGCGGGTCCTTCGTCGACGCCTCCCGCACCGCGCTGGCCGGCCTCGCCCGGCGCCTCGCGGACGAGGGCTTCGGCGAGCTCCCCGTGATCGTCGGCTACCTCGACCGCTCCGAGCGGGCCACCGACCGGCTCGGCCGGCCCGCCGGCTCCCCGGAGAACGCGGCCGCCGTGCTGCACCGCGGCGAGGTCGTCCTGCGCTTCGCCAAGCACCACCTCCCCAACTACGGGGTCTTCGACGAGTTCCGCTACTTCGTGCCCGGCGACACCCAGCCCGTGATCCGGGTGCGCGGGGTCGACGTGGCGCTGGCGATCTGCGAGGACCTCTGGCAGGAGGGCGGCCGCGTCCCCGCCACCCGCTCCGCCGGGGCCGGGCTGCTGATCTCGGTCAACGCCTCCCCCTACGAGCGCAACAAGGACGACGTCCGCCTGGAACTGGTCCGCAAGCGGGCCCAGGAAGCCGGCTGCACCCTGGCCTACCTGGCGATGATCGGCGGCCAGGACGAGCTGGTCTTCGACGGGGACTCGATCGTCGTGGACGCCTCGGGCGAGGTCGTCGTGCGGGCCCCGCAGTTCTCCGAGGGCTGCGTCCTGGTCGACCTGGACCTCCCGGCCGCGCGGCCCGACGCCCCCGAGGGCGTCGTGGACGACGGCCTGCGCATCGACCGCGTCGTCCTCTCCGAGGAGCCGGTGGAGCCGTACGAGCCGGTCGTGACCGGCGGCTACGCCGAACGCCTGGACGACGACGAGGAGGTGTACGACGCGCTGGTCGTGGGCCTGCGGGCGTACGTGAAGAAGAACGGCTTCCGCTCCGTGCTGATCGGTCTGTCCGGCGGCATCGACTCGGCCCTCGTCGCCGCCCTCGCCTGCGACGCGATCGGCGCGCAGAACGTGTACGGGGTGTCGATGCCCTCGAAGTACTCCTCGGAGCACTCCCGGGGCGACGCCGCCGCCCTGGCCGAGCGGACCGGCCTGAACTTCCGGACCGTCTCGATCGAGCCGATGTTCGACGCCTACATGGGTGCGCTGGGCCTGACCGGGCTGGCCGAGGAGAACCTCCAGTCCCGGCTGCGCGGCACGCTGCTGATGGCGCTGTCCAACCAGGAGGGCCACATCGTGCTGGCCCCGGGCAACAAGTCGGAGCTGGCCGTGGGCTACTCCACCCTCTACGGGGACTCCGTCGGCGCGTACGGGCCGATCAAGGACCTCTACAAGACGGACGTCTTCCGGCTCGCCCGGTACCGCAACCGGGCCGCGGCCGAGCGGGGCGAGACCCCGCCGATCCCGGAGAACTCGATCGTGAAGCCGCCGAGCGCCGAGCTGCGCCCGGGGCAGGTGGACACGGACTCGCTGCCGGACTACCCGGTGCTCGACGCGATCCTGGAGCTGTACGTGGACCGCGACCAGGGGCTGGAGGCGATCGTGGCGGCCGGCTTCGACCGGGAGCTGGTGGCGAAGACCATCCGGATGGTCGACGCGGCCGAGTACAAGCGGCGCCAGTACCCGCCGGGTACGAAGATCTCCGCGAAGGGCTTCGGGAAGGACCGCCGGCTGCCGATCACGAACGGCTGGCGCGAGCACCCGTAG
- a CDS encoding endonuclease/exonuclease/phosphatase family protein: MAQAYMTETGNGGSEPGPSGSGLRRRWAALRRKLEELRRDPGIWKRGIVTAAFSLLISGIMVFHAELPNDVGNLGSLTESFLPWLGVFVPVLLAIAVVRRSATALIAILLTAAVWVNLFGGLISDKSGPGGNLTVATHNVDADNADPRGTARSVAKSGADILALTELKAGAVPVYEEVLAGTYKYHAVEGTVGVWSKYPLTSSKPVDIRLGWTRAMRTTAAGPFGELGVYVAHLPSVRVKLNAGFTANQRDNSADALGAALAAEPLKNVVLLGDLNGTMNDRSLSEVTSQMRSTQGAAGNGFGFSWPAQFPMARIDQIMVRGVKPEASWTLPRTGSDHLPVAARLTVRK; encoded by the coding sequence ATGGCACAGGCGTACATGACGGAGACGGGGAACGGCGGCTCCGAGCCCGGGCCCTCCGGATCCGGTCTGCGACGCCGATGGGCCGCGCTGCGCCGCAAACTGGAAGAGCTGCGCCGCGACCCCGGCATCTGGAAGCGCGGCATCGTCACCGCCGCCTTCTCCCTGCTGATCTCCGGGATCATGGTCTTCCACGCCGAGCTGCCCAACGACGTGGGCAACCTCGGCAGCCTCACCGAGAGCTTCCTGCCCTGGCTGGGCGTGTTCGTGCCGGTCCTGCTGGCCATCGCGGTGGTCCGCAGGTCCGCCACGGCCCTGATCGCGATACTGCTGACGGCCGCGGTCTGGGTGAACCTGTTCGGCGGCCTGATCAGCGACAAGTCCGGCCCGGGCGGCAACCTGACGGTCGCCACCCACAACGTCGACGCCGACAACGCCGACCCGCGCGGCACCGCCCGGTCGGTCGCCAAGTCCGGGGCCGACATCCTGGCCCTCACCGAGCTCAAGGCCGGCGCCGTCCCCGTCTACGAGGAAGTCCTCGCCGGGACGTACAAGTACCACGCGGTCGAGGGCACGGTCGGTGTGTGGAGCAAGTACCCGCTGACCTCCAGCAAGCCCGTGGACATCCGGCTGGGCTGGACCCGGGCCATGCGCACCACCGCCGCCGGCCCCTTCGGCGAGCTCGGCGTCTACGTCGCCCACCTGCCGTCGGTCCGCGTCAAGCTCAACGCCGGGTTCACCGCCAACCAGCGCGACAACAGCGCCGACGCCCTGGGCGCGGCCCTCGCCGCGGAACCGCTGAAGAACGTCGTCCTGCTCGGTGACCTCAACGGCACGATGAACGACCGCTCCCTCTCCGAGGTCACCTCGCAGATGCGCTCCACCCAGGGCGCGGCCGGCAACGGCTTCGGGTTCAGCTGGCCCGCCCAGTTCCCGATGGCCCGCATCGATCAGATCATGGTCCGCGGGGTGAAGCCGGAGGCCTCCTGGACCCTGCCGCGCACGGGCAGCGACCACCTCCCGGTCGCGGCGCGGCTCACCGTCCGCAAGTAG
- the panB gene encoding 3-methyl-2-oxobutanoate hydroxymethyltransferase: MTHAVSPAREAASPTLYGGTGTRRITVRDLTLAKERGEKWPMLTAYDAVTASVFDEAGIPVILVGDSMGNCHLGYDTTVPVTMDEMTMLSAAVVRGTSRALVVGDLPFGSYQEGAVQALRSATRLVKEAGVQAVKLEGGERSLHQTELLVQSGIPVMSHLGLTPQSVNAMGYRVQGRGDEAAHQLLRDAKAAQDAGAFAVVLELVPAELAAEVTRSLHIPTVGIGAGSECDAQVLVWTDMMGLTGGKMPRFVKQYANLRATMGDAAKAFAEDVVGGTFPQPEHAFH, from the coding sequence ATGACGCATGCCGTTTCGCCTGCCCGCGAAGCCGCCTCCCCCACCCTGTACGGAGGCACGGGCACCCGGCGGATCACCGTCCGCGACCTCACCCTCGCCAAGGAGCGCGGCGAGAAGTGGCCGATGCTCACCGCCTACGACGCCGTGACGGCGTCCGTGTTCGACGAGGCGGGCATCCCCGTCATCCTCGTCGGCGACTCGATGGGCAACTGTCACCTCGGCTACGACACCACCGTCCCGGTGACGATGGACGAGATGACGATGCTGTCGGCGGCCGTCGTACGGGGCACCAGCCGGGCCCTGGTCGTCGGCGACCTGCCGTTCGGTTCCTACCAGGAGGGCGCCGTGCAGGCGCTGCGCAGCGCGACCCGGCTGGTCAAGGAGGCCGGGGTCCAGGCGGTCAAGCTGGAGGGCGGCGAGCGCTCGCTGCACCAGACGGAACTGCTCGTGCAGTCCGGCATCCCGGTCATGTCCCACCTGGGCCTGACCCCGCAGTCCGTGAACGCGATGGGCTACCGGGTGCAGGGCCGGGGCGACGAGGCCGCGCACCAGCTGCTGCGCGACGCGAAGGCGGCCCAGGACGCGGGCGCCTTCGCGGTGGTCCTGGAGCTGGTCCCGGCCGAGCTGGCCGCGGAGGTCACCCGGTCCCTGCACATCCCGACCGTCGGCATCGGGGCGGGTTCGGAGTGCGACGCGCAGGTGCTGGTGTGGACCGACATGATGGGCCTGACCGGCGGGAAGATGCCGCGGTTCGTCAAGCAGTACGCGAACCTGCGGGCGACCATGGGCGACGCGGCGAAGGCCTTCGCCGAGGACGTGGTCGGCGGCACGTTCCCCCAGCCGGAGCACGCCTTCCACTAG